The proteins below are encoded in one region of Fimbriimonadaceae bacterium:
- a CDS encoding preprotein translocase subunit SecA, producing MLQFLRKLFDTSDRDVKAVMPVIEQINELEPGLEALSDEQLRQKTDEFRDRIGRGETLEKLLPEAFAVVREASRRVLNMRQFDVQFVGGTVLHQGRIAEMRTGEGKTLVAVAPMYLNALSGKGAHLVTVNDYLARRDAVWMGPIYHFLGMSVGIIQGQGADSDELGGSFIYDPSYIHEDPRYLHCRPCSRREAYLCDITYGTNHEFGFDYLRDNMAFQVDQLSMRELNFALIDEVDSILIDEARTPHIISGPSVEDTNVYRTVDAVVRQMQPELHFTLDKKNKSASLTEDGMDYAEVELGLDNIASDPRVMHHLGAAVKAYGVFEKNVDYVVRGNEVVIIDENTGRPMFGRRYSDGLHQALEAKENVPIQRESQTVAVITFQNLFRMYNKLAGMTGTAKTEEDEFRKIYGLDVVVVPTHRDMIRKDQEDVVFKSMDAKMRGIAREILRLYSKQQPVLVGTRSIEMSEQVSARLTADSLQRLILTDRAFDKVNNDKSTTKDQKREAEVLFTQDLLEMESSLITSVLTTLGLPSSATSSETMEWFLSLHDLPAGSATYLEEALRHGIPHNVLNAKYHEKEAAIISEAGRKGAVTIATNMAGRGVDILLGGRVADETVKLARQQEAEDGGVASEYADTFMSFRRGGKERAAPPLPLNDTERRELAEEVRALGGLYILGTERHESRRIDNQLRGRAGRQGDPGESRFFVSLEDMLWRIFNAKMLENPVLKAWPPMEEVRAKFITGMIQKTQERIENHFFEARKHVLEYDDVLNAQRETIYGLRREILLGKDCGSELDQAVREVIPSVCDTGWGVDEETAAPIYNYEKVYEHLNEIFPLIDDMSLSQFKTLEPGPGMVQEVMAVADRSLNRKMEEFGKDLTGEVQRHVMLRAVNDKWMEHLQMIDYIREGIGLRGYGQVDPLVAYKRETFDLFKGTMKSIREQAVKMLFHAQVRAEQAEQPQMARVEEDPGSLNGSGAETAAASQVSAVAVASRDFDEDNYDWTKVGRNDLCPCGSGKKFKSCHYPQLRAKGVL from the coding sequence TCATGCCCGTCATAGAACAGATCAACGAGTTAGAGCCCGGCCTTGAGGCTCTGAGCGATGAGCAGTTGCGCCAAAAGACCGACGAGTTTCGAGATCGGATCGGGCGTGGAGAAACGCTTGAAAAGTTACTTCCGGAGGCGTTTGCCGTCGTCCGTGAAGCGAGTCGTCGCGTCCTAAACATGCGTCAGTTCGATGTGCAGTTTGTGGGCGGAACGGTGCTGCACCAGGGTCGGATAGCGGAGATGCGAACCGGGGAAGGTAAGACCCTTGTCGCCGTCGCGCCGATGTACCTCAACGCCCTGTCCGGCAAGGGCGCACACCTCGTTACGGTTAACGACTACCTAGCCAGACGCGACGCCGTATGGATGGGGCCGATTTATCACTTCTTAGGGATGAGTGTCGGCATCATCCAAGGACAAGGGGCTGACAGCGACGAACTGGGAGGGAGCTTCATCTACGATCCCAGTTATATCCACGAGGATCCGAGGTACCTGCACTGTCGCCCGTGCTCGCGCCGTGAGGCATACCTTTGCGATATCACCTACGGGACGAACCACGAGTTTGGCTTCGATTACCTTAGGGACAATATGGCCTTTCAGGTTGACCAGCTGTCGATGCGCGAACTGAACTTTGCGCTTATCGACGAGGTCGACTCAATCCTTATCGACGAAGCGAGAACGCCGCACATCATCAGCGGCCCGAGCGTTGAGGACACGAACGTTTACCGCACGGTCGATGCCGTCGTGAGACAAATGCAACCGGAGTTGCACTTTACTCTTGACAAGAAGAACAAGAGCGCTTCGCTTACCGAAGACGGTATGGACTATGCGGAGGTTGAGCTTGGACTCGACAACATTGCCAGTGATCCCCGCGTGATGCACCACTTGGGCGCTGCGGTAAAGGCTTATGGCGTCTTCGAGAAGAATGTCGACTATGTCGTTCGCGGTAACGAGGTCGTCATTATCGATGAGAATACAGGACGCCCCATGTTCGGAAGGCGATACTCTGACGGTCTCCACCAGGCCCTGGAAGCTAAAGAAAACGTTCCCATTCAGAGAGAGAGCCAAACCGTCGCGGTCATCACGTTCCAGAACCTGTTCCGCATGTATAACAAGCTTGCTGGAATGACGGGTACCGCGAAAACTGAGGAGGACGAGTTCCGCAAGATTTACGGTTTGGACGTGGTCGTCGTGCCCACGCACCGGGACATGATCCGTAAAGACCAGGAGGACGTGGTCTTTAAGTCGATGGACGCAAAAATGCGTGGCATCGCTCGCGAGATCCTCCGGCTTTATTCCAAGCAACAGCCGGTCTTGGTGGGCACGCGTTCGATCGAAATGTCCGAACAGGTGTCGGCACGATTGACTGCGGATTCTTTGCAGAGGTTGATCCTGACCGACAGAGCGTTCGACAAAGTCAACAACGACAAGTCCACAACAAAGGACCAGAAGCGGGAAGCGGAAGTGCTTTTCACACAAGACCTCCTCGAAATGGAGTCTTCTTTGATCACCTCCGTCCTAACGACGTTGGGCTTGCCGAGCAGCGCCACTTCATCGGAAACGATGGAATGGTTCCTCTCGCTACACGACCTTCCGGCTGGCTCCGCGACATACCTTGAAGAGGCACTTAGACACGGAATTCCGCACAACGTCCTGAACGCTAAGTATCACGAGAAGGAAGCGGCGATCATCAGCGAAGCAGGTCGCAAAGGGGCTGTGACCATCGCCACAAACATGGCGGGCCGCGGCGTCGACATTCTCTTGGGCGGCCGTGTCGCGGACGAGACGGTTAAGCTGGCCCGGCAACAGGAGGCTGAGGACGGCGGCGTGGCCAGCGAATACGCTGACACGTTCATGTCCTTCCGGCGCGGAGGCAAGGAAAGAGCGGCGCCACCACTACCGCTTAACGATACGGAAAGGCGCGAACTTGCCGAAGAGGTGCGGGCGCTGGGCGGCCTCTACATTCTGGGAACGGAACGCCACGAGAGCCGCCGCATCGACAACCAGCTGCGCGGCCGCGCTGGCCGCCAGGGTGACCCGGGTGAATCTCGCTTCTTCGTTTCGTTAGAGGACATGCTGTGGCGGATCTTCAATGCCAAGATGCTTGAAAATCCGGTGCTCAAGGCCTGGCCACCCATGGAGGAGGTGCGCGCAAAGTTCATCACTGGAATGATCCAGAAGACGCAAGAAAGGATTGAGAACCACTTCTTCGAAGCGCGTAAGCACGTGCTTGAATACGACGACGTTCTTAACGCTCAACGCGAGACGATCTACGGCCTGCGGCGAGAGATCCTTCTTGGGAAGGACTGCGGGAGCGAACTGGACCAAGCCGTGCGTGAAGTCATCCCGTCCGTATGCGATACGGGTTGGGGTGTGGACGAAGAGACAGCCGCGCCAATCTACAACTACGAGAAGGTCTATGAACACCTTAACGAAATCTTCCCGCTCATCGACGACATGAGCCTCTCGCAGTTCAAGACACTTGAGCCAGGGCCGGGCATGGTTCAAGAAGTCATGGCAGTGGCGGACCGATCGCTCAATCGAAAGATGGAGGAGTTCGGCAAGGACTTGACCGGGGAAGTGCAACGGCATGTCATGTTGCGGGCCGTCAACGACAAGTGGATGGAGCACCTGCAAATGATCGACTACATCCGCGAGGGTATCGGCCTTCGCGGCTATGGACAGGTCGACCCGCTTGTGGCTTACAAGCGCGAGACGTTCGACCTCTTCAAAGGGACGATGAAGTCGATTCGCGAACAGGCCGTTAAAATGCTTTTCCATGCGCAGGTCCGGGCCGAGCAAGCCGAGCAACCGCAGATGGCGCGCGTGGAAGAAGACCCGGGGAGCCTCAACGGTAGCGGCGCGGAAACGGCTGCGGCGAGCCAGGTTTCGGCTGTCGCAGTTGCCTCTAGAGACTTTGACGAGGACAACTACGACTGGACGAAGGTTGGGCGCAACGACTTGTGCCCGTGTGGCAGCGGCAAGAAGTTTAAGTCTTGCCACTATCCGCAACTTCGAGCGAAGGGCGTCCTCTAA
- a CDS encoding CapA family protein: protein MTVFGAYLALAQSWSMVAVGDVMLNAVTPSSRTFEGIAPVVRQADIAYANLEIPLTRARTSTNRKNAAELKARTQFVLKADPGHAKPLAEAGFDVVSLANNHAMDYGKAGLDEMLRLLDQNKVKWCGAGRNLAEAERAAVLKAPNGPRVAFVSYLAFVSTSALWKCGPATQDTAGIATLDLGGTVGARQEARLRTIVQNARRQADLVIVALHWGDERKTLPKPYQVELGRAFVRAGADAVIGAHPHVLQPYEFFQGKPILYSMGNAVSPLPAHTAVARLRFRDRVCEGVEMLPASIKGGRVTLLPGTAKAFGSLNAQFQKRYPHEKSRTTARR, encoded by the coding sequence ATGACCGTGTTCGGCGCCTACTTAGCGCTGGCCCAAAGCTGGTCGATGGTGGCCGTCGGCGACGTGATGCTCAACGCCGTCACGCCCAGCAGCCGGACTTTTGAAGGGATCGCCCCCGTGGTTCGCCAGGCTGATATCGCCTATGCGAACCTGGAGATCCCCCTGACGCGGGCACGGACAAGCACAAACCGGAAGAACGCGGCCGAGCTGAAAGCCCGCACCCAGTTCGTCTTGAAGGCCGACCCCGGTCATGCGAAGCCTTTGGCCGAGGCCGGCTTCGACGTCGTGAGTCTCGCCAACAACCACGCGATGGACTACGGCAAGGCAGGGCTCGACGAGATGCTGCGGTTGCTCGACCAAAACAAGGTGAAGTGGTGCGGCGCAGGACGCAACCTGGCGGAAGCGGAGCGCGCCGCCGTGCTCAAGGCTCCAAACGGCCCCCGCGTCGCCTTCGTCTCTTACCTCGCATTCGTCTCGACCTCGGCGCTCTGGAAGTGTGGCCCTGCGACCCAGGACACGGCAGGGATCGCCACGCTCGACCTGGGCGGCACCGTGGGCGCAAGGCAAGAAGCGCGGCTCCGAACGATTGTTCAAAACGCACGGAGGCAGGCGGACCTCGTTATCGTCGCGCTGCACTGGGGCGATGAGCGCAAGACCTTGCCTAAACCCTATCAGGTGGAACTGGGCCGAGCGTTCGTCCGGGCCGGGGCCGACGCGGTGATCGGTGCCCACCCGCACGTTCTGCAACCCTACGAGTTCTTCCAGGGCAAACCCATTCTTTATTCGATGGGCAACGCCGTCTCTCCCCTACCCGCCCATACCGCGGTAGCCCGCCTCCGTTTTCGAGACCGCGTCTGCGAAGGGGTCGAAATGCTGCCTGCCTCGATCAAAGGCGGGAGAGTGACGCTGCTCCCAGGCACCGCGAAGGCATTTGGCAGTCTGAACGCCCAGTTCCAGAAGAGATACCCTCACGAGAAGAGCCGAACCACTGCTCGACGCTAA